The following coding sequences lie in one Arachis hypogaea cultivar Tifrunner chromosome 9, arahy.Tifrunner.gnm2.J5K5, whole genome shotgun sequence genomic window:
- the LOC112709663 gene encoding probable inorganic phosphate transporter 1-5 has translation MARGGDQLGVLIALDAAKTQWYHFTAIVIAGMGFFTDAYDLFSIANVTKLLGRIYYTHEGAPKPGTLPPNVSCAVNGVALCGTLAGQLFFGWLGDKLGRKKVYGLTLALMVVSSLASGLSFGKSAKGVISTLCFFRFWLGFGIGGDYPLSATIMSEYANKKTRGAFIAAVFAMQGFGILVGGIVSLIVSTAFDHAYKAPPYNVDPKASLVPEADYVWRIILMFGAVPAALTYYWRMKMPETARYTALVARNAKQAAQDMSKVLQVEIEAEQEKVDAMAVKDNNSFGLFTREFARRHGLHLLGTTTTWFLLDIAYYSSNLFQKDIYTSIGWLPPAAEMNAIHEVYRVARAQTLIALCGTVPGYWFTVAFIDYLGRFFIQLMGFFFMTVFMFALAIPYHHWTQKEHRIGFLVMYSLTFFFANFGPNATTFVVPAEIFPARLRSTCHGISSAAGKAGAIVGAFGFLYASQSKDPSKRDAGYPAGIGMKDTLILLAVCNCVGMFFTLLVPESKGKSLEELSGENEEDEEAGVITTSEQQQTASSRTVPV, from the coding sequence ATGGCTCGAGGTGGAGATCAACTGGGAGTGCTTATTGCACTTGACGCAGCAAAGACGCAATGGTATCACTTCACGGCCATCGTGATCGCTGGCATGGGATTCTTTACCGATGCTTACGATCTTTTCAGCATAGCCAACGTCACAAAGTTGCTCGGACGCATATACTACACACATGAAGGCGCGCCAAAGCCCGGGACTCTGCCTCCGAATGTCTCATGCGCAGTTAACGGCGTTGCGCTCTGCGGCACTCTAGCAGGCCAGCTCTTCTTCGGCTGGTTGGGTGACAAACTTGGTAGGAAGAAGGTTTATGGACTCACGCTTGCTCTCATGGTTGTGTCCTCTCTTGCTTCTGGTTTGTCCTTTGGCAAGAGCGCCAAGGGCGTCATATCCACGCTCTGTTTCTTCAGGTTCTGGCTTGGCTTTGGGATTGGTGGCGATTACCCTCTCTCCGCCACAATTATGTCGGAGTACGCCAACAAGAAGACCCGCGGCGCCTTCATAGCGGCGGTTTTCGCTATGCAGGGATTCGGGATTTTGGTTGGTGGAATTGTGTCACTCATTGTGTCCACGGCGTTTGACCACGCCTATAAGGCACCGCCGTACAACGTGGATCCAAAGGCGTCCCTTGTCCCTGAAGCTGATTACGTGTGGCGGATCATCTTGATGTTCGGCGCTGTGCCTGCCGCCCTAACATACTATTGGCGGATGAAGATGCCGGAGACGGCGAGGTACACGGCGCTGGTGGCCCGGAACGCGAAGCAGGCGGCGCAAGACATGTCAAAAGTGCTGCAAGTTGAGATTGAAGCGGAGCAGGAGAAGGTGGACGCGATGGCGGTGAAAGATAACAACAGCTTTGGATTGTTTACAAGGGAATTCGCCCGCCGCCACGGGCTGCACTTACTTGGAACAACTACCACTTGGTTTCTACTGGACATTGCGTATTACAGTTCAAACCTTTTCCAGAAGGACATCTATACTAGCATCGGGTGGCTTCCTCCGGCGGCTGAAATGAACGCCATCCACGAGGTTTACAGGGTTGCTAGAGCTCAGACACTCATTGCGCTCTGTGGCACTGTCCCAGGGTACTGGTTCACTGTGGCATTCATAGACTACTTGGGTCGATTCTTCATCCAACTAATGGGCTTCTTCTTCATGACTGTGTTCATGTTCGCGCTCGCCATTCCATACCATCACTGGACACAGAAGGAACACAGGATTGGTTTCTTGGTCATGTActctcttactttcttcttcgCCAATTTCGGTCCCAACGCCACCACTTTTGTTGTCCCGGCCGAGATCTTTCCGGCCAGGTTGAGGTCCACTTGCCATGGGATATCCTCGGCCGCGGGAAAGGCCGGGGCCATTGTGGGTGCGTTCGGGTTCTTGTACGCTTCACAGAGCAAAGATCCTAGTAAAAGAGATGCAGGGTACCCTGCTGGTATTGGGATGAAGGATACTCTTATTCTGCTTGCTGTGTGCAACTGTGTTGGGATGTTCTTCACGTTGCTGGTGCCGGAATCCAAAGGGAAATCGTTGGAGGAGTTGAGCGGCGAGaatgaagaagacgaagaagctGGTGTGATCACTACTTCTGAGCAGCAGCAAACCGCATCTTCTAGGACTGTTCCAGTATGA